In a single window of the Mucilaginibacter defluvii genome:
- a CDS encoding cold shock domain-containing protein codes for MARSNETFNKKEKEKKRLKKQLEKKEKTAERKNNSSKGKSLEDMMAYIDENGNITTTRPTNNVPKVISAKDIVIGVPRQTAEEDEPLKKGEIIFFNSSKGYGFIKSLTMDENIFFHVNNLEFQAKEHDKVTFLVEKGPKGLTAVNIVKAD; via the coding sequence ATGGCAAGATCCAACGAAACATTTAACAAGAAAGAAAAAGAAAAAAAACGGCTTAAAAAACAACTGGAAAAAAAGGAAAAAACAGCCGAACGTAAGAATAATTCCAGTAAAGGTAAATCTTTAGAAGACATGATGGCTTATATTGACGAGAACGGCAATATTACCACTACGCGTCCAACTAACAATGTGCCTAAAGTTATTTCAGCTAAGGATATTGTAATTGGCGTTCCCCGTCAAACAGCGGAAGAGGACGAGCCTTTGAAAAAGGGAGAGATCATCTTTTTTAATAGTTCAAAAGGGTATGGCTTTATCAAATCTCTCACTATGGACGAAAATATATTTTTCCATGTTAATAACCTGGAATTCCAGGCAAAAGAGCATGATAAAGTAACCTTTTTAGTAGAGAAGGGCCCGAAAGGATTAACGGCTGTTAATATTGTTAAAGCTGACTGA
- a CDS encoding cold shock domain-containing protein, translating to MQKEGTVKFFNTEKGFGFISQADTKTDVFVHSTGLIDQIRENDQVTFDVENGRKGLNAVNVKVI from the coding sequence ATGCAAAAAGAAGGAACCGTGAAGTTTTTCAACACCGAAAAAGGTTTTGGATTTATTTCACAAGCTGATACAAAAACTGATGTTTTTGTACACTCTACAGGTCTTATCGACCAAATCCGCGAAAATGATCAAGTTACTTTTGACGTGGAGAATGGCAGAAAAGGTCTTAACGCGGTAAACGTAAAAGTAATTTAA
- a CDS encoding TetR/AcrR family transcriptional regulator, producing the protein MTRKVTDGPVRNKERTKAKLIDALGSTLKTRGFSGLSVSGVANEAKVDRRLIYDYFGDLDGLVKEYLNSKDYWKIQPEHVAGIIQMAKEDAGKGLAYGVLEDQFNSLIGNDEMRRIITWGLSDKSPMLKEVDQKREYTGEQILQAVFDPHFKDGCKNFRAMYALLMGGIYYLTLHAKMQESTFCGIDVQQPEGQEQIKQALKQMIEMMYS; encoded by the coding sequence ATGACAAGGAAAGTTACTGACGGCCCCGTCAGGAATAAAGAACGCACAAAGGCCAAACTGATTGATGCACTTGGCAGTACGCTTAAAACAAGAGGCTTTTCGGGGCTCAGTGTTAGCGGCGTGGCTAATGAGGCTAAGGTTGACCGCAGGCTGATCTATGATTATTTTGGTGATCTGGATGGTTTGGTTAAGGAATACCTGAACAGTAAAGATTACTGGAAAATACAACCCGAACACGTAGCTGGAATTATACAAATGGCTAAAGAAGATGCAGGCAAAGGGTTGGCTTATGGCGTTTTGGAGGACCAGTTTAACAGCCTGATTGGCAACGACGAAATGCGGCGGATAATTACCTGGGGATTGAGCGATAAATCGCCCATGTTAAAAGAGGTTGACCAAAAGCGCGAATACACAGGCGAACAAATATTGCAGGCCGTTTTTGATCCGCATTTTAAGGACGGCTGCAAAAACTTCAGGGCCATGTACGCGCTGTTGATGGGTGGCATTTACTATTTAACACTGCACGCTAAAATGCAGGAAAGCACGTTTTGCGGCATTGACGTTCAGCAGCCTGAAGGACAGGAACAAATTAAACAAGCGCTAAAGCAAATGATCGAAATGATGTATTCCTGA
- a CDS encoding DUF3667 domain-containing protein codes for MEHDLIHGVWHVDKGILFTLKELFTRPGHGVREFIEGKRVNYFSFVTLILLILTISAMLAPYVHIKMADLVPQQSREMMNSVEKFMAAYPKLVLIISIPLYSLFSFAWFYKARLNYSEHLVLNSYRIIPEMLIGLLLSILTIFYTNTAVLSVLYLGFLTLFSFLYSIFFYYQFFSAYGYSKKSLLLRSVMMPVSYLLLSFLIGIVVGVVKLLLKMH; via the coding sequence ATGGAGCACGACCTGATACATGGCGTATGGCATGTAGACAAGGGCATTTTATTTACCCTCAAGGAACTTTTTACACGGCCCGGGCACGGCGTACGTGAGTTCATTGAGGGTAAAAGGGTCAATTACTTTAGTTTTGTAACGCTGATTCTGCTTATTTTAACTATCTCGGCTATGCTTGCGCCCTACGTGCACATAAAAATGGCTGATTTAGTGCCGCAGCAGAGCCGCGAAATGATGAATTCGGTTGAGAAATTTATGGCTGCCTACCCCAAATTGGTGCTTATTATTTCTATCCCTCTTTATTCGCTCTTCAGCTTTGCCTGGTTTTATAAAGCGCGGCTTAACTATTCAGAGCATCTGGTGCTTAACTCATACCGCATCATACCCGAAATGCTTATCGGGCTTTTGTTAAGCATCTTGACTATATTTTACACTAACACCGCGGTGCTGTCCGTATTGTACCTGGGTTTTCTTACGCTCTTCTCATTTTTGTACAGTATTTTTTTCTACTATCAATTTTTTTCGGCTTACGGTTATAGCAAAAAATCGTTGCTTTTGAGAAGTGTTATGATGCCTGTTTCTTACCTGCTTTTGTCGTTTTTGATAGGCATTGTTGTAGGAGTTGTCAAGCTGCTACTCAAAATGCATTGA